One genomic region from Terriglobus aquaticus encodes:
- a CDS encoding Yip1 family protein, with protein MSDPQFVSSPEPVATAAVPPLTYGPGVIPPRQDEYDSVPPLSQGQRVIDTFFAPSRTFADIRRNRSWWLPYILLVLCSLVFGAAVQKRVGPDTLAENAIRNNSSQAAKFENMPADQRVGAMKMTSTFMRVGLFSGPISFLIFPAFLALLIWVGCNFILGGSSTYPGMFAVAMYAALPALLFYAIIIATLFAGDPENFNINNMAGTNIGYYLPTGTGPFLKSLLSSIDVFSIWQAFLLGLGGAIVARVKRSSSLAMVFGVWLLFILVKAGIAAI; from the coding sequence ATGTCCGATCCGCAGTTTGTGTCCTCGCCTGAACCTGTCGCAACCGCCGCTGTTCCCCCTCTCACGTACGGCCCTGGTGTGATCCCACCGCGGCAGGATGAGTATGACTCGGTGCCGCCGCTCAGCCAGGGGCAACGCGTGATCGACACTTTTTTCGCGCCGTCCCGCACCTTTGCGGACATCCGTCGAAACCGTTCGTGGTGGCTGCCGTACATCCTGCTTGTGCTTTGCAGCCTCGTATTCGGCGCAGCCGTGCAGAAGCGCGTGGGACCAGACACGCTGGCGGAAAACGCTATTCGAAACAACTCATCGCAGGCAGCGAAGTTTGAGAACATGCCAGCCGACCAGCGCGTCGGAGCGATGAAGATGACCAGCACCTTCATGCGGGTAGGCCTGTTTTCAGGCCCGATCTCGTTCCTGATCTTCCCGGCCTTCCTGGCGCTGCTGATCTGGGTGGGCTGCAACTTCATCCTGGGCGGCAGCTCAACCTATCCGGGAATGTTCGCGGTCGCAATGTATGCCGCCCTGCCAGCGCTGCTGTTCTACGCCATCATCATCGCGACGCTGTTTGCAGGCGACCCGGAAAATTTCAACATCAACAACATGGCAGGTACCAACATCGGGTACTACCTGCCTACAGGCACCGGGCCGTTTCTGAAGTCGCTGCTCTCTTCTATCGACGTGTTCAGCATTTGGCAGGCTTTTCTGCTGGGGCTGGGTGGCGCGATCGTCGCGCGCGTGAAGAGGTCGAGCAGCCTCGCCATGGTCTTCGGCGTATGGCTCCTCTTCATCCTGGTCAAGGCGGGGATCGCGGCAATCTGA
- a CDS encoding glycosyltransferase family 87 protein: MDFEHPESHDKRLLWYALGSFLLVNVGIWAVYHLLHLGSPANMKGDWISFVHVRQWTDSWLPMLKSLDYFHDHPNEPIYYAKLYDTLIYPLPSLLPMVLLRKIGLQPHELRILAVLSWLACWGVLGFSLLLARVELRRRGGSLSFASVLAVAVIWAGFYPLFKGYALGNASTFLSCAFAALLWAWARGSERAAGVLIAAMTMVKPQFVLLVVWMALRKKWGALASCLIFAGVLFAISFAYFGAHNNLDYIGILASLSHKAQSHFANQSMFGTLNRMTFHGENLPYHPFVYSPNIPWIYRATVLTSLLLTALGLFFPWGKLRGSAGDLGAMTILSVAASPMAWEHHYGVVFAVLAWAWFAYGAWQVRRPWLLALAAFLTCNALSPIHQFLSAKVGWNVLQSYLYFGALLLVFLLMRLARSETRGEPVRM, from the coding sequence ATGGATTTTGAGCATCCTGAATCGCACGACAAACGCCTGCTCTGGTACGCGCTGGGCTCGTTCCTGCTGGTTAACGTCGGCATCTGGGCGGTGTACCACTTGCTCCATCTGGGCAGTCCCGCCAACATGAAGGGCGACTGGATCAGCTTCGTGCACGTGCGGCAATGGACTGATTCGTGGCTGCCCATGCTTAAGTCGCTGGACTACTTTCACGACCATCCGAACGAGCCCATCTACTACGCCAAGCTGTACGACACGCTGATCTATCCCCTGCCGTCGCTGCTGCCCATGGTGCTGCTGCGCAAGATCGGCCTGCAGCCGCATGAACTCCGCATCCTCGCGGTGCTGAGCTGGCTGGCGTGCTGGGGCGTACTCGGGTTCTCGCTCCTGCTGGCGCGCGTGGAGCTGCGCCGTCGCGGAGGTTCGCTCTCGTTCGCTTCGGTGCTTGCAGTTGCGGTGATCTGGGCTGGGTTTTACCCACTGTTCAAGGGGTATGCGCTGGGCAATGCAAGCACCTTTCTGTCGTGCGCCTTTGCCGCGCTGCTGTGGGCCTGGGCGCGCGGATCGGAACGCGCAGCGGGCGTGCTGATCGCCGCGATGACGATGGTGAAGCCGCAGTTCGTTCTGCTGGTGGTGTGGATGGCTCTGCGGAAAAAGTGGGGAGCGCTGGCAAGCTGCCTGATCTTCGCCGGTGTGCTCTTTGCCATTTCGTTCGCGTACTTCGGCGCGCACAACAACCTGGACTACATCGGCATCCTCGCTTCGCTGAGTCACAAGGCGCAGTCGCACTTCGCCAACCAGAGCATGTTTGGCACGCTGAACCGCATGACCTTCCACGGCGAGAACCTGCCGTACCATCCGTTCGTCTACTCGCCCAACATTCCGTGGATCTATCGCGCCACGGTACTCACTTCCCTGCTGCTGACCGCGCTTGGCCTGTTCTTTCCGTGGGGCAAGTTGCGTGGATCAGCGGGTGACCTGGGCGCGATGACAATCCTCAGCGTCGCCGCCTCGCCCATGGCCTGGGAACACCACTACGGCGTCGTCTTCGCCGTGCTGGCCTGGGCATGGTTCGCGTATGGAGCGTGGCAGGTGCGGCGGCCGTGGCTGCTGGCACTCGCGGCGTTCCTCACCTGCAATGCGCTCAGCCCGATTCACCAGTTCCTGTCCGCAAAGGTGGGCTGGAACGTGCTGCAGTCATACCTGTACTTCGGCGCACTGCTTCTGGTCTTTCTGCTGATGCGGCTGGCCCGCAGCGAAACGCGCGGCGAGCCCGTGCGGATGTAG